From a single Lactococcus allomyrinae genomic region:
- a CDS encoding extracellular solute-binding protein, with product MKLKTIGLGVLTLAAVTTLAACGNSASASKDASKKIETSVDKKTTITFWHAMTGAQEKALQKLTTDFEKANPKITVKLQSQSSYPDLQAKLTSTMQSPKNLPTITQAYPGWLLDASKNNMLVDLKPYLSNSKIGISGNEAIKPELLKGAQFSGVQYGIPFNKSTEVLFYNADLLKKYDLKVPTTMTELKDESKTIYEKSNHEVVGAGFDALNNYYSTALKDAGEDFTSKTDFTGQTSKDAIDYYFQGVKSGYFRIAGSDQYMDGPFDNQKVAFYIGSSAGESFVAQDAKFNYGVAARPSKYAISQGTDIYMFSQASQDQRTAAYLYEKFLAKTSSTVYFANQTGYIPVTEAGMKDAAYVDNKDSKVPAVIADATKNLFTTPLEPNSDAAYTQLTATMQAILSNPKGNENDLIKQGAAQLKNAWNQ from the coding sequence ATGAAACTCAAAACCATTGGACTTGGTGTCCTTACACTTGCTGCTGTTACGACACTTGCTGCTTGCGGAAATAGTGCTTCTGCATCAAAAGATGCTTCAAAAAAAATTGAAACTTCGGTTGACAAAAAGACAACCATTACTTTCTGGCACGCTATGACTGGAGCACAAGAAAAGGCACTCCAAAAATTGACTACTGATTTTGAAAAAGCAAACCCAAAAATCACAGTCAAATTACAAAGTCAATCTTCTTATCCAGATTTGCAAGCAAAATTGACTTCAACGATGCAATCACCAAAGAATTTGCCTACCATCACGCAAGCTTATCCAGGCTGGCTCTTGGATGCTTCTAAAAATAACATGCTTGTTGATTTGAAACCTTATCTTTCAAATAGCAAGATTGGAATTTCTGGTAACGAAGCGATTAAACCAGAACTTTTGAAGGGTGCACAATTTAGCGGTGTGCAATATGGCATTCCATTCAACAAGTCAACAGAAGTATTATTTTATAATGCTGATTTGCTCAAAAAATATGACCTCAAAGTTCCAACAACAATGACAGAACTCAAAGATGAGTCTAAAACAATCTATGAAAAATCAAATCACGAAGTTGTAGGGGCAGGATTTGACGCTTTGAATAACTACTACTCAACAGCGCTTAAAGATGCTGGTGAAGACTTTACATCGAAAACAGATTTTACAGGTCAAACTTCTAAAGATGCGATTGATTATTATTTCCAAGGTGTAAAATCAGGCTATTTCCGTATTGCTGGGTCTGATCAATACATGGATGGACCTTTTGACAATCAAAAAGTAGCGTTCTATATTGGCTCATCTGCTGGTGAAAGTTTTGTCGCACAAGATGCAAAATTTAACTATGGTGTCGCCGCACGTCCTAGCAAATATGCGATTTCACAAGGGACAGACATCTATATGTTTAGCCAAGCAAGTCAAGACCAACGTACAGCAGCTTATCTTTATGAAAAATTCTTGGCTAAGACAAGCTCAACAGTTTATTTTGCCAATCAAACAGGCTATATTCCTGTAACTGAAGCTGGTATGAAAGATGCTGCTTATGTAGATAACAAGGATTCTAAAGTGCCTGCAGTTATCGCGGATGCTACAAAGAATCTTTTCACAACACCATTAGAACCAAACTCTGATGCTGCTTACACGCAATTGACAGCAACCATGCAAGCCATCTTGTCTAATCCTAAAGGCAATGAAAATGACTTGATTAAACAAGGGGCAGCCCAACTCAAAAATGCTTGGAATCAATAA
- a CDS encoding bifunctional metallophosphatase/5'-nucleotidase, producing the protein MKITILETSDMHGYILPTNYTARDMDLPFSMAKAQTKMEELSKGADGPVIKIENGDILQGSALAYYLAKQCKNGISELTAVTNSFGYDVGLLGNHEFNYGIDYLKSYIDRADYPILTANVFDEFGNLAFGPAYKIIEKNGIKIAVLGLLTQFIPHWEQPEIIKGLTFKSVVEVAKTLLPKLRELADITVVAYHGGFERDLETGLPSEALTGENEGYQLLTECGQWIDALVSGHQHRKIAQNVLGIPVVQPGYRGETVGEITLEFDEKTRKVTTSTAQLHETGTSKISSKIQKLISETHEAAEDWLDTPMGKISGNMTISQPSEARIHEHPYIEFVNKVQMEATGCKISGTSLFNNEAKGFGQIVTMRDILTNYIYPNTLAVLRVTGQDLKAALEHTAEHLELDASGDIIFSPRFIEPKPQYYNYDMYEGIDYTIDLKKPVGSRITRLEIDGKSVSADELLEIVVNQYRAVGGGNYEMFSADKIISEITVDMTELIADYLKAHPVVEATANHNFEVLK; encoded by the coding sequence ATGAAAATTACGATTTTAGAAACAAGCGATATGCACGGCTATATCTTGCCGACAAATTATACAGCGCGTGATATGGATTTACCTTTTTCGATGGCTAAAGCTCAAACAAAGATGGAAGAACTTTCAAAAGGAGCAGATGGTCCTGTGATTAAGATTGAGAACGGTGATATTTTGCAGGGTTCTGCTTTAGCTTATTATCTCGCTAAACAGTGTAAAAATGGGATTTCTGAGTTGACTGCCGTGACGAATTCTTTTGGATATGATGTTGGTTTATTGGGTAATCATGAGTTTAACTATGGCATTGATTATTTGAAAAGTTACATTGACCGAGCAGATTATCCTATTCTGACCGCAAATGTATTTGATGAATTTGGAAATTTAGCATTTGGTCCTGCTTATAAAATTATTGAGAAAAATGGTATAAAAATTGCTGTGTTAGGACTTTTGACGCAGTTTATTCCGCATTGGGAACAACCTGAGATTATTAAAGGATTGACTTTTAAATCGGTTGTTGAAGTGGCAAAAACGTTACTTCCTAAACTCCGCGAACTTGCTGACATCACGGTCGTTGCTTATCATGGCGGTTTTGAGCGTGACTTAGAGACAGGCTTGCCATCAGAGGCGCTGACAGGAGAAAATGAAGGCTATCAGTTACTGACAGAATGTGGTCAGTGGATTGATGCACTTGTCAGTGGCCATCAGCATCGAAAAATTGCTCAAAACGTGCTTGGCATACCTGTTGTTCAGCCGGGCTATCGTGGAGAAACTGTAGGTGAAATCACATTAGAATTTGACGAAAAAACAAGAAAAGTGACGACTTCAACAGCGCAGTTGCACGAAACAGGAACTTCAAAAATTAGCTCTAAAATCCAAAAATTAATTTCAGAAACTCATGAAGCAGCAGAAGATTGGCTCGACACTCCAATGGGAAAAATTTCGGGAAATATGACGATTAGCCAGCCATCAGAAGCGCGAATTCATGAGCATCCCTACATCGAATTTGTCAATAAAGTACAGATGGAAGCGACAGGTTGCAAGATTTCTGGGACTTCGCTTTTCAATAATGAAGCGAAAGGTTTCGGTCAAATCGTGACGATGCGGGATATTTTGACCAATTACATTTATCCCAATACACTTGCTGTCTTGCGCGTGACGGGTCAGGATTTGAAGGCGGCACTTGAACATACGGCAGAACACCTTGAGCTTGATGCTTCGGGAGATATTATTTTCAGCCCACGTTTTATTGAGCCTAAACCCCAGTATTATAATTATGATATGTATGAAGGAATTGATTACACGATTGACCTGAAAAAGCCTGTTGGTTCAAGAATTACACGACTTGAAATTGATGGAAAATCTGTCAGTGCTGACGAACTTTTAGAGATTGTCGTCAATCAGTATCGCGCAGTGGGCGGGGGAAATTATGAGATGTTTTCCGCTGACAAGATTATCAGTGAAATCACAGTAGATATGACAGAGCTGATTGCTGATTATCTCAAAGCACACCCAGTTGTTGAGGCGACAGCCAATCATAATTTTGAAGTTTTGAAATAA
- a CDS encoding M1 family metallopeptidase gives MAVKRLIETFIPENYKIFLDIDRISKTFKGQVAIKGEALSDVIYFHAKDLNIKSVKAFSVETNFINDYDNEEIVVPVGAKGPVTVSFEYEAKLTDNMMGIYPSYYEVNGEKKMLIGTQFESHFARQAFPSIDEPEAKATFDLSVKFDEEPGDIIVSNMPELLNIEGIHVFERTVRMSSYLLAFVFGDMQYKKGKTKSGVEVGAFSTKAHSAAALDFPLDIAIRSIEFYEDYYKTPYPLPHSWHIALPDFSAGAMENWGCITYREVCMLVDPENATVQSKQYVATVIAHELAHQWFGDLVTMQWWDDLWLNESFANNMEYVAIDALQPEWNVWESFSISEASMALNRDATDGVQSVHVDVNHPDEIGTLFDPAIVYAKGSRLMVMLRKWLGDEDFAAGLHLYFESHKYGNTVGDDLWNALSETSGKDVAGFMHSWINQPGYPVVTAEVVDDTLVLTQKQFFVGDGVDEGRLWNVPLNTNWTGLPDLLSTEKVEIAGFAALKAKNSGKALVLNDANMAHYIIDYKGELLEELLAELSTLENVTKFQIIQDRKLLAKAGVISYADVVNILPAFVNEESYIVNTGLSQLISELELFVDEETDTEKSFKTLVGKLFAKNYARLGWTKVDGESAGDETLRGIVLAKTLFAENKEAVAKASEIFKQHENNLATIPADVRPIVLNNEIKTSNAPTRVHEFMDFYVKTPLQELKRELANAVSNIKDEAAVAELLENFKDAEIVKPQDIAFSWLYLLNKDFAQDAAWKWAKENWEFITAKLGGDMSFDKFVIYPGNVFKTPAKLAEYKAFFEPKLENPALKRSIEMAIKQIEARVALIEHQKSSVESAIVDCAEKI, from the coding sequence ATGGCAGTAAAACGTTTAATTGAAACATTTATCCCAGAAAATTATAAAATCTTCTTGGACATTGACCGTATATCAAAAACATTCAAAGGGCAAGTTGCCATCAAAGGTGAAGCGCTAAGTGATGTAATTTATTTCCATGCAAAAGATTTAAATATCAAATCTGTCAAAGCTTTTAGCGTAGAAACAAACTTTATCAATGATTATGACAATGAAGAAATCGTTGTACCTGTTGGAGCAAAAGGACCTGTTACAGTATCATTTGAATATGAAGCAAAATTAACAGACAATATGATGGGGATTTATCCTTCATATTATGAAGTAAATGGCGAAAAGAAAATGCTTATTGGTACACAGTTTGAAAGCCATTTTGCCCGTCAAGCTTTTCCATCTATTGATGAGCCAGAAGCAAAAGCTACGTTTGACCTTTCTGTCAAATTTGACGAAGAACCAGGCGATATCATCGTATCAAATATGCCAGAATTGCTTAATATTGAAGGGATTCACGTTTTTGAACGTACAGTACGCATGAGCTCTTATCTACTTGCCTTTGTCTTTGGAGATATGCAATACAAAAAAGGTAAGACAAAATCTGGTGTTGAAGTTGGGGCATTTTCAACTAAAGCACACAGCGCGGCAGCACTGGATTTCCCACTCGATATTGCGATTCGCTCAATTGAGTTTTACGAAGATTACTACAAAACACCATATCCATTGCCACATAGTTGGCACATTGCTCTCCCTGACTTCTCAGCAGGTGCGATGGAGAACTGGGGATGTATCACTTATCGTGAAGTTTGTATGCTAGTCGACCCAGAAAATGCCACAGTTCAAAGTAAACAGTACGTGGCCACAGTTATTGCTCACGAATTAGCTCACCAATGGTTTGGTGACCTCGTTACAATGCAATGGTGGGATGACCTCTGGCTCAATGAGTCTTTTGCTAACAATATGGAATACGTTGCAATCGATGCACTTCAACCAGAATGGAACGTTTGGGAATCATTCTCAATTTCTGAAGCAAGCATGGCATTGAACCGTGATGCGACAGATGGTGTTCAGTCTGTGCACGTTGATGTCAACCACCCAGATGAAATCGGAACCCTATTTGACCCAGCGATTGTTTATGCCAAAGGCTCAAGATTGATGGTTATGCTCCGTAAGTGGCTTGGAGACGAAGACTTTGCTGCTGGACTTCATCTTTACTTTGAATCTCATAAATATGGGAATACAGTTGGAGATGACCTGTGGAATGCCTTATCTGAAACATCAGGTAAAGACGTTGCAGGATTCATGCACAGCTGGATTAATCAACCAGGCTATCCAGTAGTCACAGCTGAAGTAGTTGATGACACGCTCGTTTTAACTCAAAAACAATTCTTTGTTGGTGATGGAGTAGATGAAGGACGTTTGTGGAATGTTCCTTTGAACACAAACTGGACAGGACTTCCTGATTTGCTTTCAACTGAAAAAGTTGAAATCGCAGGATTTGCAGCTCTGAAAGCCAAAAACTCAGGTAAAGCTCTGGTGCTTAACGATGCAAATATGGCACACTACATCATTGATTACAAAGGTGAGCTTTTGGAAGAACTCCTTGCAGAACTTTCAACTCTTGAAAATGTAACAAAATTCCAAATTATCCAAGATCGTAAACTTTTAGCTAAAGCAGGTGTGATTTCATACGCAGATGTAGTAAATATTCTTCCAGCTTTTGTTAATGAAGAAAGCTACATCGTAAATACTGGACTTTCACAATTGATTAGCGAACTTGAGCTCTTTGTTGATGAAGAAACTGATACAGAAAAATCTTTTAAAACATTGGTTGGCAAACTTTTTGCAAAAAATTATGCACGACTTGGTTGGACAAAAGTAGATGGCGAATCAGCGGGAGATGAAACTCTCCGTGGAATTGTACTCGCTAAGACATTGTTTGCTGAAAATAAAGAAGCTGTTGCAAAAGCAAGTGAAATCTTTAAGCAGCATGAAAATAATTTAGCAACAATCCCAGCGGATGTTCGTCCAATTGTTTTGAACAATGAAATCAAAACTTCAAACGCACCAACTCGAGTTCATGAATTTATGGATTTTTACGTAAAAACACCACTTCAAGAGCTTAAAAGAGAACTTGCAAATGCTGTCTCAAACATTAAAGATGAAGCTGCAGTAGCTGAATTACTTGAAAACTTTAAAGATGCAGAAATTGTGAAACCACAAGATATTGCTTTTTCTTGGCTCTATCTCTTAAATAAAGATTTTGCGCAAGATGCAGCTTGGAAATGGGCAAAAGAAAATTGGGAATTTATCACAGCAAAACTTGGCGGTGATATGAGTTTTGACAAGTTCGTTATTTATCCAGGAAATGTTTTCAAAACACCAGCAAAACTGGCAGAATACAAAGCATTCTTTGAACCAAAACTTGAAAATCCAGCATTGAAACGCTCAATCGAAATGGCAATCAAACAAATCGAAGCACGTGTTGCTTTGATTGAACATCAAAAATCATCAGTAGAGTCAGCGATTGTAGATTGTGCTGAAAAAATCTAA
- the gdhA gene encoding NADP-specific glutamate dehydrogenase, protein MTYIDEIKNLVVQKNPSEPEFHQAVHEVLDTLRPVIEENEAHYRRDAILERLVEPDRLIQFRVAWVDDAGQVQVNTGYRVQFNNAIGPYKGGLRLRENVYSGIVKFLGFEQIFKNALTGLPIGGAKGGSDFDPKGKSDREIMAFCKAFMSELYKYIGPDIDVPAGDIGVGGREIGYLYGQYKRLTHRHEGVLTGKSLSFGGSLARTEATGYGLLYFADAMLRANGLSFKNQRVVISGSGNVAIYAAEKAGQLGATVVALSDSSGYIYDEAGIDLAAVKEIKEKRYGRIVEYLDIHPQAQYSADDGIWSVPCDVALPCATQNELNLEDAKKLVANGCKAVAEGANMPTSREATEYLQEQKVLFAPGKAANAGGVAVSALEMSQNSERQVWTFDKVDDKLKTIMEDIFAKSDEAAKRFGFAGNYVVGANIAGFERVIAAMQSQGV, encoded by the coding sequence ATGACATATATTGACGAAATAAAAAATCTTGTTGTTCAGAAAAATCCTTCTGAACCCGAATTTCATCAGGCGGTACATGAAGTTTTGGATACCCTACGACCTGTAATTGAAGAAAATGAAGCACACTATCGACGTGATGCTATTTTAGAGCGATTAGTAGAACCTGACCGATTGATTCAATTTCGTGTTGCTTGGGTGGATGACGCTGGTCAAGTACAAGTCAATACAGGATATCGAGTGCAGTTTAACAATGCAATCGGTCCCTACAAAGGAGGCTTGCGACTGAGAGAAAACGTTTATAGTGGTATTGTTAAATTTCTTGGTTTTGAGCAGATATTTAAAAATGCATTAACTGGGTTGCCTATTGGTGGAGCAAAAGGCGGTTCAGATTTTGACCCAAAGGGTAAATCTGATCGTGAAATCATGGCATTTTGTAAAGCATTTATGAGTGAACTTTACAAGTATATCGGTCCTGATATTGATGTTCCGGCAGGTGATATTGGTGTTGGAGGGCGTGAGATTGGTTATCTTTATGGTCAATATAAACGTCTCACACATAGACATGAAGGGGTATTGACAGGAAAGAGCTTGAGCTTTGGTGGATCGTTAGCTAGGACAGAAGCAACAGGTTATGGTCTACTTTACTTTGCTGACGCTATGTTGAGAGCCAATGGACTGAGCTTTAAAAATCAACGTGTCGTTATCTCTGGTTCTGGGAATGTGGCGATTTATGCTGCTGAAAAGGCAGGACAACTTGGTGCGACAGTTGTAGCTTTGTCGGATTCTTCAGGTTATATTTATGATGAAGCAGGGATTGATCTTGCAGCAGTCAAAGAAATTAAAGAAAAACGCTATGGACGAATTGTGGAATATCTAGACATTCATCCTCAGGCACAATATAGTGCTGATGATGGGATATGGAGTGTACCTTGTGATGTGGCACTTCCTTGTGCAACACAAAATGAATTAAACTTAGAAGATGCTAAAAAACTTGTTGCCAACGGCTGTAAAGCAGTAGCCGAAGGGGCAAATATGCCAACAAGTCGTGAAGCGACAGAATATTTACAAGAACAAAAAGTTTTATTTGCGCCCGGAAAAGCAGCGAACGCAGGAGGAGTAGCCGTTTCTGCTCTAGAAATGTCTCAAAACTCTGAACGCCAAGTTTGGACGTTTGATAAAGTAGATGATAAGTTGAAAACAATTATGGAGGACATTTTTGCAAAGTCTGACGAAGCGGCAAAACGTTTTGGTTTTGCAGGAAATTATGTCGTAGGTGCGAATATCGCCGGTTTTGAACGAGTTATTGCTGCCATGCAATCTCAAGGCGTTTAA
- a CDS encoding cation diffusion facilitator family transporter: MSTSSTQNLKLAEKGVWVSIFAYIILSIGQIAFATIVHSSALQANGFNNLTDILGNIAILIGLRIARIPADNDHVYGHWKVESIASLISSFIMFFVGFEVLRDTVMTIISGKSHAIDPLGAVIGLISAAIMIGVFFYTRDLAKKTNSQALMAASKDNLSDAVTSVGTAIAIVAASIGWEWLDTLMAVIICGFILKTAYDIFHDSVFSLSDGFDENLVEEYKEAISLVPKVKRVKMVRGRTYGSNVFLDVVVEMSRDLSVFESHEATEFIEAMLIDSFGVYDVDVHVEPAELPEEEHFASRSLELLEKEEQVLNLENLEQLLDKNFKEIASDGATVSAIDKKNLLTELSAPQHFAIKHYKTSQVSKKTFILTYDYWDNNNDFIITSIWRRNDYWYCIYRQITQKTKN, encoded by the coding sequence ATGTCAACTTCAAGCACACAAAATTTAAAATTGGCTGAGAAAGGAGTTTGGGTTTCAATATTCGCTTATATTATCTTGTCTATTGGACAGATTGCATTTGCGACAATTGTTCATTCCAGTGCTCTTCAAGCCAATGGTTTCAATAACTTGACCGACATCTTGGGAAACATTGCCATTCTCATTGGTCTCAGAATTGCTCGTATTCCTGCTGATAATGACCATGTCTATGGTCACTGGAAAGTTGAATCTATTGCTAGTCTAATCTCTAGTTTCATCATGTTTTTTGTTGGTTTTGAAGTCTTGCGTGATACAGTGATGACGATTATCTCTGGGAAAAGTCATGCTATTGACCCTTTAGGTGCAGTGATTGGTCTGATTTCCGCAGCCATTATGATTGGGGTTTTCTTTTATACTCGTGATTTGGCAAAAAAGACAAATTCTCAAGCACTTATGGCTGCAAGTAAGGATAATTTGTCAGATGCTGTAACTTCCGTAGGAACAGCGATTGCGATTGTAGCTGCTTCTATCGGTTGGGAGTGGCTTGATACCCTCATGGCAGTCATCATTTGTGGATTTATTTTAAAAACAGCTTATGATATTTTCCATGACTCTGTCTTTAGTCTTTCTGATGGATTTGACGAAAACTTAGTTGAAGAATACAAAGAAGCAATCAGCCTTGTTCCAAAAGTAAAAAGGGTAAAAATGGTGCGTGGACGAACTTATGGTAGTAATGTCTTTCTTGATGTTGTCGTTGAGATGTCTCGTGATTTGAGTGTATTTGAAAGCCACGAAGCCACCGAATTTATTGAAGCAATGCTTATTGATAGCTTTGGTGTTTATGATGTTGATGTCCATGTAGAACCAGCTGAACTACCAGAAGAAGAGCATTTTGCCAGCCGCTCTCTTGAACTTTTAGAGAAAGAAGAGCAAGTTTTAAACTTGGAAAATTTGGAACAACTTTTAGACAAAAATTTTAAAGAAATTGCTTCCGATGGAGCAACTGTAAGTGCTATTGACAAAAAAAATTTACTGACAGAATTGTCAGCACCACAACATTTTGCTATAAAACACTATAAGACCTCTCAAGTCAGTAAAAAAACTTTTATCCTGACCTATGATTATTGGGATAATAATAATGACTTTATCATCACAAGCATTTGGCGCCGTAATGATTACTGGTACTGCATTTATCGTCAAATCACACAAAAAACAAAGAATTAA
- a CDS encoding PadR family transcriptional regulator: protein MAEIPREMLRAQANVILLNVLEQGDNYVYGIIKQVREASNGEFELNEATLYTIFRRLEKDGIITSYWGDETQGGRRKYYRLTNIGRENMRLAFESWAKVDQIIENIKAKNN, encoded by the coding sequence ATGGCTGAAATACCAAGAGAAATGTTACGTGCGCAAGCAAATGTGATATTGTTGAATGTTCTCGAACAAGGAGACAACTATGTTTACGGCATTATCAAGCAAGTCAGAGAAGCATCAAATGGAGAGTTTGAATTGAATGAAGCCACCCTCTATACAATTTTCAGACGGCTTGAAAAAGATGGAATAATTACATCCTACTGGGGAGATGAAACTCAAGGGGGACGTAGAAAATACTATCGTTTGACTAACATAGGGCGTGAAAATATGCGACTTGCCTTTGAATCTTGGGCGAAAGTTGACCAAATTATTGAGAATATCAAAGCTAAAAATAATTAA
- a CDS encoding DUF4097 family beta strand repeat-containing protein, which yields MSEALKTRLNMIFANYPRIPETEDLYDEVLANLTDHVADYITDGLTEDEAIEKALTELGDLTEVLDEIAVSEEHSLTDLSRDSVSNYNTDSYSSLPLVNEQVFSPADFDQISLIYQQDNVDILPSEDGQLHLLEFMNTWKSDYFSQIQSTKDQLHIQYGKRPKLFGKLLPFRSKIVFLIPTDYQKNLNLQLASGNLMINQVKLEILNIDCRSGNFKAENLKVRTLKTILNSGNGNFEQIESEKIMIEAKSGNLNLNKIDAYQADVMAISGNMRLNIADIYTLRANVKSGNLKVQSLQTNTAELAAKSGNVTVESELFAHLKVAAASGNAKVVVSDEAIFNFDLRSGHGNTRLNLPNINYTVKTQSHKAGYSNSESERLLYIETNSGNATVKAL from the coding sequence ATGAGTGAAGCATTGAAAACTCGCTTAAATATGATTTTTGCTAACTATCCACGAATACCTGAAACAGAAGACCTTTACGATGAGGTACTTGCTAATCTTACGGACCATGTTGCAGACTATATCACTGATGGGCTGACAGAAGATGAAGCAATAGAAAAAGCACTGACAGAACTGGGCGACCTGACAGAAGTCCTCGATGAGATTGCTGTCAGCGAAGAACATTCACTGACAGATTTGTCACGAGATTCTGTCAGTAATTACAATACTGACAGCTACTCAAGTCTGCCGTTAGTGAATGAACAAGTGTTTTCACCAGCAGATTTTGATCAGATTTCGCTGATTTATCAGCAAGATAATGTTGATATTTTACCTTCGGAAGATGGTCAGCTGCATTTATTGGAGTTTATGAATACATGGAAAAGCGATTATTTCTCACAAATCCAAAGTACAAAAGATCAGCTTCATATCCAATATGGAAAACGTCCAAAACTTTTTGGGAAACTTCTTCCTTTTCGTTCAAAAATCGTTTTTCTTATACCAACAGATTATCAAAAAAATCTCAATCTTCAACTTGCTTCAGGCAATTTAATGATTAATCAAGTCAAACTTGAAATATTAAACATTGATTGTCGTTCAGGAAATTTCAAAGCAGAAAATCTCAAAGTACGAACTTTAAAAACAATACTTAATAGTGGAAATGGTAACTTTGAGCAAATTGAAAGCGAAAAAATAATGATTGAAGCAAAAAGTGGTAATCTGAATCTGAATAAAATTGACGCTTACCAAGCTGACGTTATGGCGATAAGCGGAAATATGCGTCTAAATATTGCCGACATCTACACACTTAGAGCCAATGTAAAAAGTGGAAATTTAAAAGTTCAATCTTTGCAAACCAATACCGCAGAGCTTGCAGCTAAAAGTGGTAATGTAACAGTTGAAAGTGAACTTTTTGCCCATCTTAAAGTAGCCGCAGCTAGTGGAAATGCTAAAGTTGTTGTAAGTGATGAAGCCATATTTAATTTTGATCTCCGCTCAGGACATGGCAATACAAGACTCAATCTTCCTAATATCAACTATACAGTCAAAACTCAATCTCATAAAGCAGGGTATAGCAATTCGGAATCAGAACGCTTACTTTATATTGAAACAAATTCGGGAAATGCTACCGTTAAGGCACTTTAA